Proteins from one Aspergillus nidulans FGSC A4 chromosome VIII genomic window:
- a CDS encoding uncharacterized protein (transcript_id=CADANIAT00001433): MASKAAKSPAVAKVAATSPTTATATSELQSSLRELHIGEKTSSITDIARPKLTATTALPAKKKKAPVVADSWEDELELSDQDTDKGGAGLEDELGSPNVATSLATSPAVAEGPLDPPPTPISPQTSQPWIANAVATATAGGCGPDSTSRSKPSSGSTSARDPNRRPEKQTAVAGRLIAGALGIRAPKRTEEQRAYDRAVKEQEIRRRNREREEAAKAKEEEEKAKAAIWGA; the protein is encoded by the exons ATGGCCAGCAAGGCTGCTAAGTCTCCCGCTGTTGCAAAGG TCGCAGCAACATCCccgacaacagcaacagcaacatccgAGCTCCAGTCCTCTCTCCGCGAACTCCACATTGGCGAAAAGACTTCTTCCATAACCGACATCGCGCGGCCGAAACTTACAGCTACCACCGCCCTCCCGGctaagaaaaagaaagcgcCTGTCGTCGCCGATTCCTGGGAAGATGAACTCGAGCTGTCAGATCAAGATACAGACAAAGGTGGTGCAGGGCTCGAAGACGAGCTAGGTTCACCAAATGTCGCTACAAGCCTGGCCACCTCTCCCGCGGTAGCAGAGGGGCCCCTTGACCCCCCACCCACGCCAATCTCCCCGCAAACATCTCAGCCGTGGATTGCTAATGCCGTGGCGACAGCGACGGCGGGCGGATGTGGGCCAGATTCTACGTCTCGATCCAAACCTTCGTCGGGTTCGACATCTGCACGAGACCCAAATCGGCGGCCAGAGAAGCAGACTGCTGTTGCAGGGAGGTTGATTGCAGGCGCGTTGGGCATTCGAGCGCCCAAGAGGACGGAGGAACAGCGAGCTTACGACCGGGCCGTAAAGGAGCAGGAGATTAGACGAAGGAAtagggagagggaggaggcAGCCAAGGctaaggaggaagaggagaaggcgaaggccGCTATTTGGGGCGCTTGA
- the sumO gene encoding SUMO family protein SMT3 (transcript_id=CADANIAT00001434), protein MSDPSAPTPEAPAPVEHLNIKVTDNNNEVFFKIKRTTTLKKLMDAFCDRQGKQPSTVRFLFDGTRVRPEDTPDTLDMADGDTLEVHQEQIGGGL, encoded by the exons ATGTCTGATCCATCTGCTCCCACTCCTGAggcgcctgcgcctgttGAACATCTGAATATCAAGGTCACCGACAACAACAACGAGGTTTTTTTCAAGATTAAGCGAACAACTACCCTGAAAAAGCTCATGGATGCATTCTGTGACCGTCAAGGGAAACAGCCGTCAACAGTTCGTTTCCTTTTCGATGGAACGCGCGTACGCCCAGAAGATACACCAGACACG CTCGACATGGCCGATGGTGATACCCTTGAAGTTCACCAGGAGCAAATCGGCGGTGGTCTCTAA
- a CDS encoding putative succinyl-CoA synthetase subunit alpha (transcript_id=CADANIAT00001432), translated as MPGLCSLTLRAHKTPLLRASLHHIKHFSRSSCKSDYADTLPNLKIGAHTRVLFQGFTGKSTHGYITISLTSIAGRQATANVKESLEWGTKIVGGVKPGVEGEHLGLPVFPSVKAAQAQAKPDASAIYVPGSQTAKAIEEAIEAEIPLVVAVAEHVPLHDILRVHSILKTQSKTRLVGANCPGIISAIGKCRIGFQPLPCFAPGKIGIVAKSGTLSYETVASTTRAGLGQSLCISMGGDPLAGTNFVDALKIFENDPDTEGIILVGEIGGTAEMDAAEWIRDYRRRTTSPKPIMALVGGRQAPPGRIMGHAGAWTAPGEPGPEEKYRALERAGAVMVNHPEKFGKGMKALLTNRRSTSSSAKLTTQSTFGGQKRSLHTMRRVIPRRQQTLQKCQSRTLYIKQFQALDMLKKAGIQVNETSVSASDVHISLTIDRTALSPALITSTSPGFEPSNSARLPFPYIKEKFEASDSIITTAATQLSLPTSAHGKLAGIVQALWQIFKQREAFVLEVRANYSAEGGFEVRGARFGFDDAAFRSSGRQEEIHALRDVKEEVPEEVEAEKDGIVYVKLNGKGSIGTLVNGAGLAMNTVDALTHHGGSCANFLDTGGKATSETVKSSFRIITSDPRVKAIFVNIFGGLTRCDMIAEGIILAFRDMQMSVPVVVRLRGTNEESGQQMIAESGLPLHAFDSFEDAAKKVIALAKE; from the exons ATGCCTGGATTGTGCTCGTTGACGCTGCGGGCGCACAAGACGCCGCTTTTGCGAGCCTCATTACACCATATTAAGCACTTTTCCCGCTCATCATGTAAGAGCGACTATGCGGATACGCTCCCAAACCTCAAGATTGGCGCGCATACCAGAGTTCTGTTCCAGGGATTTACAGGTAAATCAACCCATGGGTATATCACTATCTCGCTAACAAGCATTGCAGGCAGACAG GCTACGGCGAACGTGAAAGAGTCATTGGAATGGGGAACGAAGATCGTCGGTGGTGTAAAGCCTGGTGTGGAAGGGGAACACCTGGGACTGCCAGTCTTCCCATCTGTCAAGGCG GcccaagcgcaagcaaaGCCGGATGCCTCCGCAATTTATGTGCCAGGAAGTCAGACGGCAAAGGCGATTGAGGAAGCAATTGAAGCCGAGATCCCTCTTGTTGTTGCAGTGGCAGAGCACGTCCCGCTCCATGATATTCTTAGG GTCCACTCCATACTCAAAACCCAGTCCAAAACCAGACTCGTCGGGGCTAATTGTCCCGGGATAATCTCTGCGATTGGGAAATGCCGCATCGGATTCCAACCGCTGCCCTGCTTTGCCCCAGGTAAGATAGGTATAGTCGCGAAGTCAGGTACTTTGAGTTACGAGACTGTTGCCTCTACTACTCGTGCGGGGCTGGGTCAGAGCCTCTGTATCAGTATGGGTGGGGACCCGCTCGCGGGGACGAACTTTGTCGATGCTTTAAAGATCTTTGAAAACGACCCTGATACAGAAGGAATTATCTTGGTTGGTGAGATTGGGGGAACGGCCGAAATGGATGCGGCGGAGTGGATTAGAGATTACCGTCGCAGGACTACGAGCCCCAA ACCGATTATGGCTCTAGTTGGCGGCCGACAAGCCCCTCCGGGACGAATAATGGGCCACGCAGGAGCCTGGACGGCACCTGGTGAGCCCGGGCCAGAGGAGAAGTATAGAGCCCTTGAGCGCGCTGGCGCGGTCATGGTCAACCATCCAGAGAAATTTGGGAAGGGGATGAAGGCCCTTCTCACGAACAGGCGCAGTACTTCAAGCTCTGCC AAGCTTACGACGCAGTCCACCTTCGGAGGCCAGAAAAGGAGCCTGCACACAATGAGACGAGTTATCCCAAGACGTCAACAGACCCTCCAAAAATGCCAATCTCGAACCCTATACATCAAGCAATTCCAAGCCCTCGACATGCTCAAAAAAGCCGGCATCCAAGTCAATGAAACCTCCGTATCAGCTTCAGACGTTCATATCTCCCTCACAATCGACAGGACCGCACTCTCCCCCGCACTTATCACCTCAACATCTCCTGGCTTCGAACCCAGCAACTCCGCCCGTCTTCCCTTCCCTTACATTAAAGAAAAATTTGAGGCTTCGGACTCTATCATCACAACCGCAGCAACTCAGCTGAGTCTTCCAACCTCAGCACACGGCAAGCTCGCTGGAATTGTTCAAGCGCTTTGGCAGATCTTCAAGCAGAGGGAGGCCTTTGTCTTAGAGGTCCGAGCGAATTACTCTGCTGAGGGGGGCTTCGAGGTACGCGGCGCGAGATTTGGATTTGACGACGCTGCGTTCCGAAGCTCAGGTCGGCAAGAGGAAATCCATGCGCTTAGAGATGTCAAGGAGGAAGTGCCTGAAGAGGTAGAAGCTGAAAAAGATGGAATTGTCTACGTCAA ACTCAACGGAAAAGGGAGCATCGGTACCCTAG TAAATGGCGCCGGCCTAGCAATGAACACCGTTGACGCCCTTACACACCACGGCGGCTCATGCGCCAACTTCCTCGACACAGGTGGCAAAGCTACCTCCGAGACGGTGAAATCCTCCTTCCGAATTATCACCTCAGATCCGCGCGTAAAGGCCATCTTCGTGAATATCTTCGGCGGCTTGACGAGGTGCGATATGATTGCTGAGGGGATCATACTTGCTTTCAGGGATATGCAAATGAGTGTgccagttgttgtgaggcTGAGGGGGACTAATGAGGAGAGTGGGCAGCAGATG ATCGCTGAAAGTGGGCTTCCGCTGCATGCCTTTGATAGCTTTGAAGATGCAGCGAAGAAAGTCATTGCTCTTGCGAAGGAGTAG
- a CDS encoding adenylyl-sulfate kinase sD (transcript_id=CADANIAT00001431): MATNITHHAGITRNERNQLRKQKGLTIWLTGLSASGKSTIAVELEHQLLQRGLHAYRLDGDNVRFGLNKDLGFSDADRNENIRRIAEVAKLFADSSSIAITSFISPFRADRDTARKLHEVPTPNDSTGLPFVEVFVDVPIEVAEKRDPKGLYKKAREGIIKEFTGISSPYEAPENPEVHVKNVDLPIQEAVKQIIDYLDSKKLLDA; the protein is encoded by the exons ATGGCCAC AAACATCACCCACCACGCCGGCATCACGCGCAATGAGCGCAACCAGCTCCGCAAGCAGAAAGGCCTCACAATATGGCTGACCggcctctccgcctccggcAAGTCTACCATTGCcgttgagctggagcaccagcttctccagcgcggTCTGCACGCCTACCGCCTCGACGGCGACAACGTGCGCTTCGGCCTGAACAAAGATCTCGGTTTCTCCGACGCTGATCGCAATGAGAACATCCGGCGCATTGCAGAAGTCGCGAAGCTCTTCGCTGACAGTTCCTCAATCGCCATCACGAGTTTCATCTCTCCTTTCCGGGCTGACCGTGATACCGCGCGGAAACTGCACGAGGTCCCTACGCCGAATGATAGCACTGGTTTGCCATTTGTCGAGGTATTCGTTGATGTGCCGATTGAGGTTGCTGAGAAGAGAGATCCCAAGGGGTTGTACAAGAAGGCCCGTGAGGGAATCATCAAGGAGTTCACGGGTATTAGCAGTCCGTATGAGGCGCCTGAAAACCCGGAGGTTCATGTGAAGAATGTGGATCTACCGATTCAGGAGGCTGTCAAGCAGATTATTGACTACTTGGATAGCAAGAAGTTGCTTGATGCTTAG